TTTGGCAGAATATGTAGAGCCTGTCGAAGAAACGGACGAAGAAGCGGTTCGTATGTATCAGCCTGAAGATGAGCATGCAATTACGATCACACGTGACGATGACGGCGCATACGTTGTCAGCGGTCGTTATTTGGAACGCAAAGTTGCTATGACGAAATTCAACAACCCCGAAGCGGTTCGCAGATTCCAGGTATATTGGAAGAAGAGCGGTATCGAAGCGGCGATCAAAGAACGTGGTATTCAAGAAGGCGATACGGTTCGTATCGGCGATATGGAATTTGAATATCGAGAATAGGAGACAGAATAGTGGAATTAACAGGCAAACAAAAAGCATTCTTGCGTTCGCTCGGTCATCATGAGGACGCAATCATTCAGATCGGTAAATCGGGTATTACGCCGACA
The DNA window shown above is from Selenomonadales bacterium and carries:
- a CDS encoding YhbY family RNA-binding protein, producing MVELTGKQKAFLRSLGHHEDAIIQIGKSGITPT